Proteins found in one Planococcus citri chromosome 2, ihPlaCitr1.1, whole genome shotgun sequence genomic segment:
- the LOC135837383 gene encoding H2.0-like homeobox protein isoform X1 yields the protein MNDYGYDPLGNNSCRGDLIGNYGVKYANDDRDRSISGGGDGSGGVAKRLKFGIDMILSKEDTDRKKHTNAVESNTRYFHGTLHCCQMNHFSYSQFYPPLYISANGVLPVVRKYANFVIEDHASSDGATSKRKRIWSRAVFSKLQRKGLEKRFQIQKYIMKPDRKQLAATLGLTDAQVKVWFQNRRMKWRNSRENNDKKEGEDKAANKST from the exons ATGAACGATTACGGTTATGATCCACTTGGTAATAATTCGTGTAGAGGTGATTTGATCGGTAATTACGGTGTAAAATACGCGAACGATGATCGAGATCGAAGTATTTCCGGTGGTGGCGATGGTAGTGGTGGTGTCGCGAAACGATTGAAATTTGGTATTGATATGATTTTGTCGAAAGAAGATACCGATAGGAAGAAGCATACGA atgCGGTTGAATCGAATACGAGATATTTTCACGGCACGTTGCATTGTTGTCAGATGAACCATTTTTCATATTCGCAGTTTTATCCACCTTTGTACATATCGGCGAATGGTGTTTTACCTGTGGTTAGAAAATATGCCAATT TTGTTATCGAAGACCATGCCAGCTCCGATGGGGCCACCAGCAAACGAAAACGAATTTGGTCTCGAGCGGTATTCTCCAAATTACAACGTAAAGGATTAGAAAAACGATTTCAGATCCAAAAATACATTATGAAACCGGATCGAAAACAATTAGCAGCGACTTTAGGACTTACAGATGCTCAA gtCAAAGTATGGTTTCAAAATAGACGAATGAAATGGCGCAATAGTCGAGAAAATAACGATAAAAAAGAGGGCGAAGATAAAGCTGCGAATAAATCGACGTAA
- the LOC135837383 gene encoding H2.0-like homeobox protein isoform X2, translating into MASVLQLVFDAVESNTRYFHGTLHCCQMNHFSYSQFYPPLYISANGVLPVVRKYANFVIEDHASSDGATSKRKRIWSRAVFSKLQRKGLEKRFQIQKYIMKPDRKQLAATLGLTDAQVKVWFQNRRMKWRNSRENNDKKEGEDKAANKST; encoded by the exons ATGGCATCTGTATTGCAGTTGGTATTTG atgCGGTTGAATCGAATACGAGATATTTTCACGGCACGTTGCATTGTTGTCAGATGAACCATTTTTCATATTCGCAGTTTTATCCACCTTTGTACATATCGGCGAATGGTGTTTTACCTGTGGTTAGAAAATATGCCAATT TTGTTATCGAAGACCATGCCAGCTCCGATGGGGCCACCAGCAAACGAAAACGAATTTGGTCTCGAGCGGTATTCTCCAAATTACAACGTAAAGGATTAGAAAAACGATTTCAGATCCAAAAATACATTATGAAACCGGATCGAAAACAATTAGCAGCGACTTTAGGACTTACAGATGCTCAA gtCAAAGTATGGTTTCAAAATAGACGAATGAAATGGCGCAATAGTCGAGAAAATAACGATAAAAAAGAGGGCGAAGATAAAGCTGCGAATAAATCGACGTAA